tgtatacaggcaggatgaaaaggattcagtcttggactattttgtccattttgtaatccttttcatgtcttttttgtgtattttttggtcattttgtgtctgttgttgtgtcttttttttgttattttgtgtctttttttgtaatttttggtcattttgtgtcaattgttgtgtctttttttagttattttgtgtctttttttggtcatttgtgtcttttttggtcattttgtgtctgttgtgtcttttatggtcgttttgtctctttttttctagtcattttgtgtctttttgtgtcttttttggtcattttgtgtctttttgtgtctttttttgacgtcatgaagaagtcgtgctctggcgctttcgtggactctgTAGAGTTAAAGGAAAGCGGAAGTGTTAAAATCTCCCCTGTGACATCAAGAACCTGTCATACATTTCCGCTCTCTctccccacctcctcctgcctccGTGCGGCACGGATCACTCCTCCTACTGGTGAGTGGGCTGCAAGTGAAATGAGCTCTCCGTCATCTGCTCGCTGAGCGCACCGGAGGCTACTGCGGTAAGATGCGGCGACGCACGATGCTGAGGAGGATGAGATGATGCGCAATGGCCGAACGAGTGGAGGGGGGAGTCCCAGATCACATATCACGGCTCTGCTGGCCTCTGATTTAGACAATGGGACACCAGTGATGCATGTCTGACTGATTTGTAGTGGTGTAGTGGTGCAGGCCGAGTGGAGGGACGCGGTGGCGCTGATCCCACTGAAGGATGCTCCACAGCCCGAGGAGGGCTCAGTAGAGGCTTCGTCTGTAAACAACAAGGAAGCAGGGACACATTAAGTAAAGGACACTCAATCCAAAGCCTGGACAGGAGACACTGAAGCATCGGATAAGGTAAGAAACAGTAAAACCTTTCCTCTGGCTTCCCTTTCTGGACATGTTCTGATTTTCCAGGTACAGAATGAGCTTTGACGTGGATCTTCCTCATCATAGTGCTGATATGAGTCGGCTAAGTGTGATCTGCGTGGCCCAAACCTTTCTCTGCCGCCTATGTGGCGCTTTATTGAGTCCATTTGGGGTAAATCCTTTAAGCTATGTGGGCAGAAGGAGTGGATTTATAGGTTTATGCCCacctgtgtttaattttttagcCCATCTGATGATTCTGTGTGGCTGATGCAACAACTAATCTAATTGGCACCACTGTGGAAATGGtggaaatgcacatttttttatataagaaTTGGGCTTGATTGTGTAGGAGTAGTTTGAAAAGGAGCCACTTGGATTCAAATGTATGACCTTTGACAGACTCACACCCCCGCCAGGCGTGATAGCTGTAATCCAGTCAGCCAAAGCAAAGTGAAACAAAATCACTTCACAGGATGGAATTAATTTACGTCTTCtcatttatgttttcatttacattttaattacatCTGTCTTGAATCTGTGCTAATTGTTTTCTTATTAATCAGGCAAGTAAAGATTGAATTCTCCTCTCGGCATGATTCTTATTCTAACCACATCAAATCATTAACTGATGTGTTTATGAGCACACCACATTTTTCcatcaatttgtttttaatttcccTGTTTTTATCCGACTTCCCTGCAGGTTGTTTTGTGACGGCTCAGTCAGTCGTCAGTGAGGAGCGAGCGGCCCACAGGGAGGCACTGAAGCGCTGGAGAAGTCGTCACTGAGCATCAGTCTGGAAGAAAACAAACTTCTCATTATCCTCTTCATCATCGGCTCTGACGGCTGGACGTCTGACCTGAGCGTTTCTGTTCTCTGCCTGGAGAAAGTTAATGCACGACAAAAGGAAACAGAAGCACAACTCCATCTCGCTgtcaggaaaaagaaaaaaaactcctaTTTCTGTcacatcattttgttttggttttttacCTAAAAAACTTAATGTTGTTAGGAGATTAGCAAGAGTGTCAGCTCTCTTTTGAAGTGTCGGGTAAATATTTCCTCCCTTGTCAGAATGAATCAGTAAGAAATTCTTATTTCAGCTATTTCATAAtgctctgtgtattttttccaaactatgatctttttacCTTTGAGCTGTCGTGCTCTGAATCCAGAATAGACTCTCGATAGTGCCAGCCTTCCCCTCTCACAAATGAGAATTCAACTTGACCTGACAGGCTGCATTTTAATAAAGCATAAGCGAGGACGAGCCAATAAAACATAGATGAGGCCAACAACGAGCACGATGCTCCAgcagaataacaacaacaactacccCTGCCTCAGTGTGTCGGGCTCCACCGGTGAGATGCTCCAGAAGTGCTCCAGAACCTCTCTGCCCTTCCCCAGCCGGCTGGAGCTTGGCCTGGGGGACCTGCCGCTGATCCGGGGCCTCCGAGCCTGGGCCCTGTGCTCCAAGAACCGACGAAAGGCTGGTGGCATGCTGGGAGGAGGACAAGCCCCCACGGCTCCTCCTGCTGGCCGTGAGGGCTCCACTTCCTGCCCCAGGCCTGCTGATGTGTACCTGAGTGGGGAGTGGGGTCGCATGGGGTACGGGCTCCCCCTGGGGCTGGACGCCAGGCAGGCCGGGATCGGAGCTTTGGTGACAGTTGCCACTCTGAAGACGTCAGAGGGAAGCGGCAAGACACAGACTCAATGCCTCTTCCTCCGGACTGAGAAAGGGAGCTGTTTGTACTCCACAGCTAAACCCGGAGCTGGTGGGAGTACTAGTGCAGCCTCCAGTGTGGTCGGGGGATGGCTGAGAGggaagacaggaggaggaggaggaggaggaggcagagacaTCTCAGCCGGGAGGAGAGACAATGGGCCAACTCTGCCGGCACACACTGGAGTAAACCGGGTTAGAGTGCGATCTGGCCGGAGATGGAGGAAGTCCAGTCATGCAGCCGCCCGGGAGAAAACAGGCGTGAGCAGAGAGAGGCAGCAGAGTCACAGGGAGGATCCGGCCAGAGAAATATCTCTGGAAGAAAGACAGGAAGAGCGAGACAAAGGAGGCCTGGCCAGTAAACAGTTCCCCAGCCCGCAGCAGGACAGCAGGAGAGGCAGGCAGGAGAAAGACGGAGCGTGCAGAAGTCCTCGATGCTGCCACAATGCGGCCCCGAAAACCTGCAGTCAGTGTGGACGGAGAGCACAGAGACGGGAAAGCCAGGAGGAGCACGAGGGAGGAAACTCGAAAGGAATGAGGAAGGACAGGCAGaagaatgaggaggaggaaaagggagGCCTCAGCGGGTTGGAGTCATCTAACTCTGCTTTGGCTTCACCAAACCCTGACCCAGAATCCAACCGGTTTCACCCAGAATCCCTCATCAGCGGCTGTGATGCCGACGAGATCAGAGAAGCAGAGAGCAGCGAGGAGATGAAGACACAAACGTGTCACAGCGAGGACGATTattcagagagagaggaggatacAAACTGTGaggttattaaaatacaaactgGAGACTCTGGACAGGTCACTGACGGCTTTACGTCGAGCCAGAACAGAGATTTTAATGACAGAAGTGAAGAAACAGCAGCTAATGTGAATGGATTTTCTGATCACGTGGAGGCAGATGAAGAATCAGAGAGAGACATGGAGAGAGTGGGAGATGAAGAGGGGGAAGGGAGAATCAATCAGACTCCTGCTGAACGCTACCAGGACGTCTCTGTCTCCACCTGCCCTGCATCCATCAGCACTGCAGCCTCCCCGGAGCCCTCCGTTCCTGCAGGGGGCAGCACCTGCCGAGCCAACCACGACTCCTGTGGTGTTCAGAGAGagccagagagcagcagagaagatgAGCTTGAGGAGAGCCAACAAGGAGTAGCAGAGCCAGAGATCATGGGTAAAGGAGAGCTGCATGTAAGCACATttgagcaacaacaacaacaagagaatTGTGTGGCTGATAAGAACAACACTGTGAACgaggacagaaacagaaaacctcaGTTTTGCTTTCAAGATGTGGGAAACAGCAGCGAGCCGGAGGAGAGAGAAGCTTCAGCTTCACctctcagacacagagatgcttCTGTCGTAACAGGAAACGGCTGCAACTCGAGTACAACTGAGCTTAATGGAGCAGAGCGGAGAGATGAGAATAGAGAAGAGGTGTCACAGGGAGAAGATATCCTGAATCCTGAGGAAGACGATGATGAAGCTGGGGAGGTTTCTTTGAGGAGGGAGTGGACCTGCAACGGGCTGCACGACAAAGAACAACACACTGAGGACGATGTAAATGACATACAGGAGGGAAATGATGAAGATGTAACGAGGAGGTGCACACTCAAAGACAACTGGAGGTTAGAGGAGTCTgcaggaggaggcagaggaacGAAGGAGGAGTCTGAAGACACTTGTGAAGCAAACGGAGAAACAAGCAGTGACGTCACTAATGTTGATCCCTCCACCTCTCCTGCACGCTCCCCGGCTAATCCTGCCCTCTCTTTGCACCCCCTGGGATCCtgtctggaggaggaggaggaggaggaggaggaagaaggggtTGAAGTGCCGGCAGGAGACGGAAAAGGAGGCCAGGACGGGAAGGGGAGACAAGTGGAGGTGCAGGGTGAGAAGGAGAGGGGCTCCACCGTGGCCACTGAGGAggggaggaaagaggaggaggaggaggagaagggggaggaggagaaggaggaagatgaGTTCGGAGTATTCATGCAGGCGGAGGGAGAGCCGGCCTGGAGCGAGGGACGCACCATGTCTGCCTCAGTGCCTTGTGGGAGCAGAGAAAGTGGTGAGTTGTTAGTTTGTcgtctttttatgtcttctgggtggcattcctctctctctctctctctctctctctctctctctctctctctgtctttctttctctttttgtatGTCTCTCGCCCCTTTGGGAGCTTTAGTAAGTTGCCTTTCTGTTTGACACAGACATGGGACACAGAGTGTTTTGGTTGAAGGCAACAATGCTGACAAAGAAAAGGCTTCAGAAGTAGAGCGGCAGTCAGAAATGTACAGATTTAGAGACAAAAATACCTGCACATTCACACTCGCTCAGAGTATTAGtgcatttttaaccttttgtaCAGTTTCAGGAATGCATACGCTCCGTTTTAAAGGGCCACGCCATAATCCGATACAATCTGTCACTGTTACTGATCCTGCAAACAAAGCTAGAAAAGTGTTGAAtgtgaatgtattttttgttgttgttattgcatGAATTATCAGCCACAGTATCATTATGAGGGTGATTCTcgtgaagccagtctaagttatatctgtgaagattataaagacatactttattaaactaaatatatttcacttttatatgaaggAACAATATAGCcacaatgaggcacaattcattgttttgtcttaaaatagtattttctatatatttgagcatatttttgatttacaaattcattactgtaatgcatccagataaaaaaatcatgttttcctCACACTTATATTCAATGAATAATTAGTAaacttgataaaaataaatatacatttgtttaaaaatgtataatttaacagaatataatcaaacataatggtttttaacaatgtataaagaacaaaatctgaatgaaaattgatgagaaaaaatgattaaatgttacggtaatgatagaattgtttgagtatatttcaataaaatacattttggtgataccagctacccttgagcatatttaagtgcttgccaaagaaaaaaaaactttgttgttttctttagttaaaaatgtgttacagtaatgaatttagctcacagtgtctctaaaaatgtcataccttaaaatttaaaaaatagattataaattcttattaaacactgactttagattgtatatgttatagagggtcaaagaaaatatgttttcaatgctcttggatttttgctataaGCGTTTTAAGTCCACTGCTTTTGTTGCCGTTATGATGTAACACTGACAAACAATACTGCAGACTTGGAGCTTATTTTGAGACTCCTTGTTCCGGAAGTAAAAGTTCTATTCATTTTTCCCATCGACAATGTTATGTGACTCACAGTTAGAGCAAATAACTCTCCTGGTTAAATCATcatacaaaagatacaaaatatttGGTTTGTTGATGGAAATTTGGAGCTTCAAGTCTGTGGAAATGAAGGAAAGATTtctaatttgaataaaaaatgatcagatAACCTATATGATCATTaaatcagggttcgtacggttggttgaaatccttgaaaatgcttgaattttaatgttgaatttcaagatttaaaaagtgcttggattttggataaagtgcttgtaaatgcttgaaattcttactgtatgtctcttgcaatctgactaaaTCCATCTATAAATCTacagataatcacatgttcaatgtcaaaataatgagtagcctatctgaaatgaagagcgttcctcctaaaagtgtaacaccatcgctgttggtttggttcagtgaagtctcccccttttagtatgtaagttcTCATCTAAAACGTGCAATTTCCAACAGGTacaagatactggaaaagcttgaaaattgaccttaaaatccttgaaaaatgtgtacgaaccctgttaaATTAACCCAATAAATCACATGTTTCTGTGTGAATTAACACtaaaaaatatcattaaaagtACAAtctaaaaatggaaatacagaaTCCGGGGCAAACTTTCAGAATGGAAATAAATTGCTCATGATTGGTTGTAAAAAGGAATCCAAAACTGTAAAGCTGTATcgcaaatgttgaaaaaaaaaaagtaaaatatacatGATTTATtgtaaaactattataaaacaCACCGGCCCTTTAAAGCACAActactaaataataaatgaactaatAAATAATGACGTCAGACTTCTCCACAGCGCTCTGAGCAAGAATTTCAACTGAAAGACTAAAAATGTATCTGACAACATGAATCAGCTCTTATATAGTCAACACAATCacgacacagacacacaggcagctgtgtgtgtgtccgtgtgtgtctgtgtgtgtctttgagtctttgtgcctttttgtttttctgtgttaatCAGTCCTTATGCTCCCTCATTACGCTCCCTTTAGCTAATCACCTAAGTCCAGTTTCCAGTGTGGGGCCGAGCCGGGCTAATCTGGGGTTTACTCCTGATCTATTTcttctcagtttaacccttgaaaaacatttctgttcttATGTAACATCGTGCTGAAGAGTTATCAGTAGAAGATGCTGTCTACATTGATATAAAGAGTCACAGGTTAAAGGAATATTCCTTTAATACCTTTattcctttatatatatatatatatatatatatatatatatatatatatatatatatatatatatatatatataaatatatatatatatcctttatttaaccaggtaaaaagtcttgttgagattaaaaaaatctcttttacaagagagacctggccaagaaaacagcataaaaagtgacaagttacaacatttaaaacaccgtTATagacacttaaatacaattaaatacaaacagaGCCATCACAACATCAGTGACCAACATCagtctttatcctttagaatcgatttaaattcaccaattgtgatcaactcagacaatttcagttctttttgcagattgttccatgataaaggggcggcgtaactaaaagctttctttaGTGGCCCTGCAGATCATTTTGGTTTCAGGTTTGGAGATGTTTCCATCCACAGAACACAAGAACTGATCTTTTCTGGTTTAAAGTAGTTCAGATGACAACTCTCtggttttaaatgtaatttttcagtGCACACATTTGCACACCGCCATCCACTCTATCGAGGTGATTGCTTTCAGATAAAAACCTAAGCATAggaattaaaaaaggacagctattgactttttttaaattattttgtttaaacacacacacctaacaaaacaagtaaagtagtgaaaaaatagaaatgaaatacagcaatcaagtaaatgtgctttgttaatgccaactactgacatctggacaaaaaaaagtttttggtatagattaaagataataataaataagcaacataataaaataaatataatacaatgtgcaaaacagcagcatcaaCAGTTTTATCTGTCTATATGAACTAACCACCATCATCTATCTAACTGGAACTTTTTACTAGTTTTTTCAAACAATGGCTCTTTGACTCTTTGACTCATGTtggcattaactggagcattaactggatgttagttttggcaaaaaacaaaaacaaaatgtttgttactgacctcagaaaactgagcagcgactccttggagtgtctgttagtccaaccaaacgctgaacaagacatttaatgaacaaaacgttcaaataaactgtcattaagtgaaaatacagtgaaagggtcaaagttatgagaccaaacagcTAAAcgtcttttttatatctatataacgttatatataactttattgacacgttgccgtggatacacattgttctgcttctctcctgatgacggctcgccttgttggTGACCTGTCAATCGAAGGTAGCCCCGgtcccaaatcatatgattctttatcttctattttgtcctaaatggggccattataataactattaacatcagattgtcttgaagtttttttactagtgattgagaccatagtgttgtcctaaaaaacatttctgaggtaataaatcaagtctcattttctcattttgcattgaaatgaatggacagattttttttgcagccaaacttagcgccccctgctggaattttcagtagaatgcagtttaaggcacttcctggtttacctccctgctcagacccggaagTTGCCGGTGGCTGTCCATTCAGGTCATCTGAATGAGGGCAAAGCTGTTTGGAAACACACCATAACACTACAGAGACTGTAatattaactgtgtgtgtgtgtgtgtgtgtgtgtgtgtgtgtctgaaaacagcaCTTGGAAACCACGCCATCAGCGGGGAGTCGACCCACTGGACACCAGGCTGGACCGACAGCTCTTTCCACCAATCAAGCGACTCGTGGACAGCCTTTCCTCAGGACTCATCAGATGGAGGTCGGGAGGCGGCGGCGGGACAGTGGTGGCCGACCAGCGCTCTGGAGGAGAACAGAGACAGCCTCCTGGCCAATCAGAATCTGGTATAGTTGTACTTGTTTATTTAAGATGGCTTCCACAGAACCATAAAATTGAAATTCACCCTCAGAACAGataggaaaaaaaacctaaaaaattcTTATAAGTGTCGCCAAATCAACgctatgcttaaaataaaacaagataagggatctaacacttctaaagctaaagttttttttatcttggtaagaaacaaataatttgcagtgcactctgctcgggccagttcatcgctgcttgcagcttatatttatcttgtttttagcgttcaacatgcttattttctagatttaataatcttaatttaagaaatcttgtcaaggtaaattatctgtccatgcagcaagatcatttccctcagatttagtgtttttatcttgttttttagccaatcgcattagccggtcacattagccggtcgcacatttgCCGGCTGCATTAGCCGGTggcattagccagttgcacatttgccggttgcattagctggtcacattagccgatcACCCATTAGCCAGTgacacattagccagttgcattagcCACTCGCACATTAGCCGCTCGCACATTAGCCACTCGTACATTAGCCACTCGCtaattagccggtcacattagccagtcgcacattagccggttgcacattagccggtcgctgGTCAGTAGTGACGACACAAAGTGTCTAACTGAGGTGAACATaaaggcgccatattaacccgctgaaacgacgcatatcaccacccagtgttgaggaggaggacacgttc
This is a stretch of genomic DNA from Centropristis striata isolate RG_2023a ecotype Rhode Island chromosome 4, C.striata_1.0, whole genome shotgun sequence. It encodes these proteins:
- the si:ch211-14c7.2 gene encoding sarcoplasmic reticulum histidine-rich calcium-binding protein isoform X1; this translates as MRPTTSTMLQQNNNNNYPCLSVSGSTGEMLQKCSRTSLPFPSRLELGLGDLPLIRGLRAWALCSKNRRKAGGMLGGGQAPTAPPAGREGSTSCPRPADVYLSGEWGRMGYGLPLGLDARQAGIGALVTVATLKTSEGSGKTQTQCLFLRTEKGSCLYSTAKPGAGGSTSAASSVVGGWLRGKTGGGGGGGGRDISAGRRDNGPTLPAHTGVNRVRVRSGRRWRKSSHAAAREKTGVSRERQQSHREDPAREISLEERQEERDKGGLASKQFPSPQQDSRRGRQEKDGACRSPRCCHNAAPKTCSQCGRRAQRRESQEEHEGGNSKGMRKDRQKNEEEEKGGLSGLESSNSALASPNPDPESNRFHPESLISGCDADEIREAESSEEMKTQTCHSEDDYSEREEDTNCEVIKIQTGDSGQVTDGFTSSQNRDFNDRSEETAANVNGFSDHVEADEESERDMERVGDEEGEGRINQTPAERYQDVSVSTCPASISTAASPEPSVPAGGSTCRANHDSCGVQREPESSREDELEESQQGVAEPEIMGKGELHVSTFEQQQQQENCVADKNNTVNEDRNRKPQFCFQDVGNSSEPEEREASASPLRHRDASVVTGNGCNSSTTELNGAERRDENREEVSQGEDILNPEEDDDEAGEVSLRREWTCNGLHDKEQHTEDDVNDIQEGNDEDVTRRCTLKDNWRLEESAGGGRGTKEESEDTCEANGETSSDVTNVDPSTSPARSPANPALSLHPLGSCLEEEEEEEEEEGVEVPAGDGKGGQDGKGRQVEVQGEKERGSTVATEEGRKEEEEEEKGEEEKEEDEFGVFMQAEGEPAWSEGRTMSASVPCGSRESALGNHAISGESTHWTPGWTDSSFHQSSDSWTAFPQDSSDGGREAAAGQWWPTSALEENRDSLLANQNLASVFAEAFPSLSSADPCDHDTVPTLTQLLRARAGQDQDQGLLDSFHDLNKMICQRYKRATGVSRDLLLRTLHLEQQHTVSIETTTCDPSLDLHPADVFQCLAFCKKCDVTVHYLSPHTHTHTHHFMQRN
- the si:ch211-14c7.2 gene encoding sarcoplasmic reticulum histidine-rich calcium-binding protein isoform X2, translated to MRPTTSTMLQQNNNNNYPCLSVSGSTGEMLQKCSRTSLPFPSRLELGLGDLPLIRGLRAWALCSKNRRKAGGMLGGGQAPTAPPAGREGSTSCPRPADVYLSGEWGRMGYGLPLGLDARQAGIGALVTVATLKTSEGSGKTQTQCLFLRTEKGSCLYSTAKPGAGGSTSAASSVVGGWLRGKTGGGGGGGGRDISAGRRDNGPTLPAHTGVNRVRVRSGRRWRKSSHAAAREKTGVSRERQQSHREDPAREISLEERQEERDKGGLASKQFPSPQQDSRRGRQEKDGACRSPRCCHNAAPKTCSQCGRRAQRRESQEEHEGGNSKGMRKDRQKNEEEEKGGLSGLESSNSALASPNPDPESNRFHPESLISGCDADEIREAESSEEMKTQTCHSEDDYSEREEDTNCEVIKIQTGDSGQVTDGFTSSQNRDFNDRSEETAANVNGFSDHVEADEESERDMERVGDEEGEGRINQTPAERYQDVSVSTCPASISTAASPEPSVPAGGSTCRANHDSCGVQREPESSREDELEESQQGVAEPEIMGKGELHVSTFEQQQQQENCVADKNNTVNEDRNRKPQFCFQDVGNSSEPEEREASASPLRHRDASVVTGNGCNSSTTELNGAERRDENREEVSQGEDILNPEEDDDEAGEVSLRREWTCNGLHDKEQHTEDDVNDIQEGNDEDVTRRCTLKDNWRLEESAGGGRGTKEESEDTCEANGETSSDVTNVDPSTSPARSPANPALSLHPLGSCLEEEEEEEEEEGVEVPAGDGKGGQDGKGRQVEVQGEKERGSTVATEEGRKEEEEEEKGEEEKEEDEFGVFMQAEGEPAWSEGRTMSASVPCGSRESALGNHAISGESTHWTPGWTDSSFHQSSDSWTAFPQDSSDGGREAAAGQWWPTSALEENRDSLLANQNLASVFAEAFPSLSSADPCDHDTVPTLTQLLRARAGQDQDQGLLDSFHDLNKMICQRYKRATGVSRDLLLRTLHLEQQHTDSRPAPWTANRRLSPGLPSANQHAQNTAAKRRLSYDYNRNIVE